Proteins encoded together in one Otariodibacter oris window:
- the modA gene encoding molybdate ABC transporter substrate-binding protein: MGKKLTNLLLFTGLFSLASQSFAENITVFAAASMTDVLQQIGDEYKKQHPSDDLTFSFAGSSTLAKQIEQDAPADIFISADEKWMDYLAEKLPEKVQNRTVLVQNELVLIAPKSSQLALMDIKQVPFKELTENSYLAVGDDNVPVGRYAKTALTNLNLWQTVEPRLSKAKDVRAVLTYIARGELPLGIVYSTDAKISDDVKVVSVFPQESYGKVVYPAATLTDKAEAKSFLDFLSGKEAKALFESAGFKPVKK; the protein is encoded by the coding sequence ATGGGTAAAAAACTAACTAATCTATTACTGTTTACTGGCTTGTTCTCCCTTGCGAGTCAAAGCTTTGCTGAAAATATCACAGTATTTGCAGCAGCATCAATGACGGATGTGCTACAACAAATTGGCGATGAATATAAGAAACAGCATCCATCTGATGATCTTACTTTCTCATTTGCAGGATCATCTACTTTAGCAAAACAAATTGAGCAAGATGCCCCTGCTGATATTTTTATCTCCGCTGATGAAAAATGGATGGATTATCTTGCTGAAAAATTACCTGAAAAGGTCCAAAATAGAACCGTTTTAGTGCAAAATGAATTAGTGTTAATTGCTCCTAAATCAAGCCAACTAGCACTAATGGATATTAAACAAGTGCCATTCAAAGAATTGACAGAAAATAGTTATCTTGCAGTGGGCGATGATAACGTGCCTGTCGGTCGCTATGCGAAAACCGCACTGACTAATCTTAACTTATGGCAAACTGTTGAGCCACGTCTATCTAAAGCAAAAGATGTAAGAGCTGTACTCACTTATATTGCTCGAGGCGAATTGCCATTAGGTATCGTTTATTCAACGGATGCGAAAATCAGTGATGATGTGAAAGTCGTTTCAGTCTTTCCACAAGAAAGCTATGGTAAAGTAGTGTATCCAGCGGCAACACTTACAGATAAAGCAGAAGCAAAATCTTTCCTCGATTTTCTATCAGGTAAAGAAGCAAAAGCCCTCTTTGA
- a CDS encoding TOBE domain-containing protein, with protein MQQTEVLLTIKLNQQLFVDPKRIVLLQEIEKTGSMNQAAKNARVSYKSAWDHLHAMELISPKPLLEKNTGGKNGGGTILTNYAKRLLQLYDLLAITQEKAFTILQDESIPLDSVLSATAKFSPQSSARNQFLGRVTKIVEQDNRYYIHLKIEDFPIELTACITHKSVERLRLEVGKEVILMVKAPWLNVHLKLVPLENCFPAIVKQISEESEVTLLAGEKLCYAAISSDIRLSEGQSVWVTIDPEQIVLMTL; from the coding sequence ATGCAACAGACTGAGGTTTTATTAACGATTAAGCTCAATCAACAGCTATTTGTTGATCCTAAAAGAATCGTGTTATTACAAGAGATCGAAAAGACTGGTTCAATGAATCAAGCGGCTAAAAATGCGCGTGTTAGTTATAAAAGTGCGTGGGATCATCTTCATGCGATGGAGCTTATTAGCCCTAAGCCATTATTGGAAAAAAATACGGGGGGCAAAAATGGTGGGGGAACGATATTAACCAATTATGCAAAGCGATTATTACAATTATATGATTTGTTGGCGATAACACAGGAAAAGGCATTTACTATTTTACAGGATGAATCGATTCCATTAGATAGTGTGCTTTCTGCCACCGCTAAATTTTCTCCACAGAGTAGTGCTAGAAACCAATTTTTAGGGCGAGTAACAAAAATTGTTGAACAAGATAATCGCTATTATATTCATCTAAAAATTGAAGATTTTCCGATTGAACTGACCGCTTGTATTACCCATAAAAGCGTTGAGCGATTACGACTTGAGGTGGGTAAAGAGGTTATTTTGATGGTAAAAGCCCCTTGGTTAAATGTGCATTTAAAGCTTGTTCCATTGGAAAATTGTTTCCCTGCTATCGTCAAACAAATTTCAGAAGAGAGCGAAGTTACATTACTTGCAGGGGAGAAATTATGTTACGCGGCAATAAGCTCTGATATAAGGCTAAGCGAGGGGCAATCCGTTTGGGTAACGATTGATCCTGAGCAGATTGTTTTGATGACACTTTAA
- a CDS encoding ABC transporter permease, which translates to MIGFYTLVMKEIKRVLRIWRQTLVPPIITTTLYFLIFGTLIGRRIGDMNGVGYMQFIAPGLIMMSAITASYTNTASSFFLSKFVRNIEELLVSPLSTHTIIWGYVLGSVIRGVLVGILVMLVALCFISFDIHSWAVIILTILLTTVAFALGGIANAIYARTFDDVGIIPTFVLTPLTYLGGVFYSINLLPEFWQGVSRFNPIVYMISGFRYGFLGISDVSLYYTFGVLILFVVVLYAWVYSLISRGVGLRS; encoded by the coding sequence ATGATTGGTTTTTATACCTTAGTAATGAAAGAAATAAAACGAGTGTTGCGAATTTGGCGACAAACACTCGTGCCACCAATTATTACCACGACACTTTACTTTCTTATATTTGGTACCTTAATCGGACGTCGTATTGGCGATATGAATGGGGTTGGTTATATGCAATTTATCGCACCGGGACTCATTATGATGTCAGCGATCACGGCCTCTTACACCAATACTGCCTCATCATTTTTCTTGAGTAAATTTGTCCGCAATATTGAAGAATTATTAGTTTCGCCACTTTCTACCCATACAATTATTTGGGGCTATGTGTTAGGTAGCGTGATTCGAGGTGTCTTAGTCGGTATTCTAGTGATGCTCGTCGCCCTATGTTTTATCTCTTTTGATATTCATTCATGGGCTGTGATTATTCTGACTATATTACTGACTACGGTTGCCTTTGCATTAGGCGGTATTGCTAATGCCATTTATGCAAGGACATTCGATGATGTAGGTATTATTCCCACCTTTGTGCTAACACCTTTAACTTATTTAGGTGGAGTGTTCTACTCAATCAATCTTCTACCTGAATTTTGGCAAGGCGTTTCTCGATTTAATCCTATCGTGTATATGATTAGTGGATTCCGCTACGGATTTTTAGGCATCAGCGATGTGTCACTCTATTACACTTTTGGTGTGCTGATCCTATTTGTCGTCGTACTTTATGCTTGGGTATATTCATTAATTAGCCGAGGTGTTGGGTTAAGAAGTTAA
- a CDS encoding ABC transporter ATP-binding protein has protein sequence MNALEIKNLVKQYPTGVQAIKGIDLTVAQGDFYALLGHNGAGKSTTIGIISCLVNKTSGTVKVFGYDLDKEKTKLKQQIGLVPQEFNFNQFEPVIDVIMNQAGFYGVPHKEALKRAEYWLKKLELWDKRNHHTRELSGGMKRRVMIARALMHNPKLLILDEPTAGVDIELRRSMWEFLTELNEQGTTIILTTHYLEEAESLCRHIGIIQQGQLIENTSMKSLLAKLETETFLLDLAENKPLAINDYPVRWVDDTTIEVDVKREQGLNKLFQQLSEQHIEVLSMRNKSNRLEALFMSLK, from the coding sequence ATGAATGCATTAGAAATTAAAAACTTAGTCAAACAATACCCTACGGGTGTTCAAGCAATTAAGGGGATCGATCTTACCGTTGCCCAGGGCGATTTTTACGCCTTACTTGGACATAACGGGGCTGGTAAATCCACTACGATTGGTATTATCAGCTGTTTAGTGAATAAAACTAGCGGTACGGTGAAAGTCTTTGGCTACGATTTAGATAAAGAAAAAACCAAGCTAAAACAGCAAATCGGGCTAGTTCCACAAGAATTCAATTTTAACCAATTTGAACCCGTGATTGATGTGATTATGAACCAAGCAGGATTCTATGGCGTGCCACATAAAGAGGCGTTAAAACGTGCTGAATATTGGTTAAAAAAATTAGAATTATGGGATAAACGCAACCATCATACACGTGAATTATCGGGTGGTATGAAACGTCGAGTGATGATTGCCCGTGCATTGATGCATAACCCTAAATTACTTATTTTAGATGAGCCTACAGCAGGGGTTGATATTGAGTTACGTCGCAGTATGTGGGAATTTTTAACTGAGCTGAATGAGCAAGGAACAACCATTATTTTAACTACTCACTATTTAGAAGAAGCGGAAAGTTTATGCCGTCATATTGGGATTATTCAGCAAGGACAACTGATTGAAAATACCTCAATGAAATCATTACTGGCTAAATTAGAAACTGAAACATTTTTGCTAGATTTAGCCGAAAACAAACCGCTTGCAATCAATGACTACCCTGTGAGATGGGTGGATGATACAACCATTGAAGTTGATGTAAAACGTGAACAAGGGCTAAACAAACTCTTCCAACAATTAAGTGAACAACACATTGAAGTGTTAAGTATGCGAAATAAATCGAATCGATTAGAAGCCTTGTTTATGAGCTTAAAATAA
- the dnaX gene encoding DNA polymerase III subunit gamma/tau encodes MSSYQVLARKWRPQRFSDVVGQQHVLAALENGLREGRLHHAYLFSGTRGVGKTSIARLFAKGLNCEKGITADPCGQCENCKAIEEGRFIDLIEIDAASRTKVEDTRELLDNVQYKPTVGRFKVYLIDEVHMLSRHSFNALLKTLEEPPQYVKFLLATTDPQKLPITILSRCIQFHLRALEQQQIQDHLSFILKQENIPFEVLALEKLAKAAQGSIRDSLSLTDQAIAMSNANVTADVVSQMLGLIDDHQPLELVQALALADGEKAMNVIQSVATKGVDWQQFLSDLAETLHKIAMLQLLPKSAQEETTLHFLARQISPEDIQFFYQLILTGKKELPFAPDQRIGVEMTILRALAFHPKYVESSSATTEIKPTQPQPARQVQPQAQPSQQFEQLREKLRHNQQPQAERQVQAQQKPEQAVSSAQQSANVSVTESKPVTTPTTVVTTEYNSENDIVANAALALNALKKLQGQTESQDEKKKPEVIPKKPKQSSDLSIQERFANLAKKAEPIHKTQKSQPQQSQATKSTDEDYRWTWLNPELEIEESSPKPSDIKQAILQEKTPELLRKTIALSCEQDEWCKIVESLDLPGLVRQVALNSYLTSREGNHLHLILKSSVAHLNHPDNLKKLADALAAQGLTYDLSLGESNGNQTPLELRRIIYEQMTAEAKQALLKDPKLKLLMDTFNAQLDESTIRAVVIEE; translated from the coding sequence TTGTCTTCTTATCAAGTTCTTGCTCGAAAATGGCGACCACAACGTTTTAGCGACGTTGTGGGGCAACAGCACGTATTAGCTGCTCTCGAAAACGGATTAAGAGAGGGACGCTTGCATCACGCTTATCTCTTTTCTGGGACTCGTGGTGTAGGTAAAACTTCCATTGCCCGCCTTTTTGCAAAAGGCTTAAATTGTGAAAAAGGCATTACAGCAGATCCTTGTGGTCAATGTGAGAACTGTAAAGCAATTGAGGAAGGTCGATTCATCGATCTGATTGAGATCGATGCGGCGTCGCGTACCAAAGTAGAAGACACTCGTGAACTCCTTGATAACGTGCAATATAAACCTACTGTCGGTCGATTCAAGGTTTACCTCATCGATGAAGTGCATATGCTCTCTCGCCATAGTTTTAATGCGTTATTAAAAACGTTGGAAGAACCGCCACAGTACGTCAAATTTCTATTGGCAACCACTGATCCACAAAAACTGCCGATTACAATCCTCTCTCGTTGTATTCAATTCCACTTGCGTGCATTGGAGCAACAGCAGATTCAAGATCACTTAAGTTTTATTCTGAAACAGGAAAATATTCCTTTTGAAGTATTAGCATTAGAAAAACTGGCTAAGGCAGCTCAAGGCAGCATTCGTGATTCGTTGAGTTTAACCGATCAAGCGATTGCAATGAGCAATGCGAATGTCACCGCTGACGTGGTGAGCCAAATGCTTGGTTTGATTGATGATCATCAACCGCTTGAATTAGTGCAAGCCCTTGCGCTAGCGGATGGCGAAAAAGCAATGAACGTGATTCAATCCGTTGCGACCAAAGGTGTAGATTGGCAGCAATTCCTATCAGATCTGGCAGAAACCTTGCATAAGATTGCAATGCTTCAGCTATTACCAAAATCAGCTCAAGAAGAAACCACTTTACATTTTCTTGCCCGCCAAATTTCGCCAGAAGATATTCAATTCTTCTATCAGCTTATTTTGACGGGTAAAAAAGAGCTACCTTTCGCCCCTGATCAGCGTATTGGGGTAGAAATGACGATCTTAAGAGCCTTAGCGTTTCATCCTAAATATGTTGAATCATCATCGGCAACTACTGAGATCAAGCCAACTCAGCCTCAACCTGCAAGACAAGTTCAGCCACAAGCACAGCCATCACAGCAGTTTGAACAATTACGAGAAAAACTGCGTCATAATCAGCAACCACAAGCTGAAAGACAAGTACAGGCACAGCAAAAGCCTGAACAAGCGGTCAGTTCTGCTCAACAATCTGCAAATGTCTCCGTAACTGAATCAAAACCAGTGACGACACCGACAACGGTAGTAACGACTGAATACAATAGCGAAAATGATATTGTGGCTAATGCCGCTTTAGCCCTCAATGCCTTAAAGAAATTACAAGGGCAAACTGAGTCACAAGACGAAAAAAAAAAGCCTGAAGTAATTCCTAAAAAGCCGAAACAATCTTCTGATTTAAGTATCCAAGAACGTTTTGCTAATTTAGCGAAAAAAGCTGAACCTATACATAAAACTCAAAAGTCTCAACCACAACAATCGCAAGCGACAAAATCTACCGATGAAGATTATCGCTGGACGTGGCTTAATCCCGAATTAGAAATCGAAGAGTCATCACCTAAACCATCGGATATTAAGCAAGCGATTCTACAAGAGAAAACGCCAGAGTTACTGAGAAAAACAATTGCGCTTTCTTGTGAACAAGATGAATGGTGCAAAATTGTTGAATCGTTAGACTTACCTGGACTCGTGCGACAAGTTGCTTTAAACAGTTATCTCACGAGCAGAGAAGGCAATCATCTCCATCTAATCTTAAAATCATCGGTTGCACATTTGAATCATCCTGATAATCTAAAAAAATTAGCAGATGCACTGGCAGCCCAAGGATTAACCTATGATTTAAGCCTTGGAGAGAGCAATGGTAACCAGACACCATTAGAATTACGCAGAATTATTTATGAACAAATGACTGCCGAGGCCAAACAAGCATTATTAAAGGATCCTAAACTAAAACTATTAATGGATACATTTAATGCTCAACTAGACGAATCAACCATCAGAGCGGTAGTAATAGAAGAATGA
- the apt gene encoding adenine phosphoribosyltransferase: MNPQLDLIKSSIKSIPNYPKEGIIFRDITSLLEVPEAFQATIDAIVAEFKDKGITKVVGTESRGFIFGAPVALALGVPFVLVRKPNKLPRETISQSYTLEYGEDTLEIHTDSIQAGDNVLILDDLLATGGTVEATVKLIRRLNGNVEHAAFVIWLPVLGGAERLEKMGVKSFSLVSFDGH, translated from the coding sequence ATGAACCCACAATTAGATTTAATAAAATCTTCTATCAAATCTATTCCTAACTATCCAAAAGAAGGAATTATCTTTCGTGATATCACCTCACTTCTAGAAGTACCAGAAGCATTCCAAGCAACCATTGATGCAATCGTTGCAGAATTTAAAGACAAAGGCATTACGAAAGTTGTAGGAACAGAATCTCGTGGCTTTATTTTTGGTGCGCCCGTTGCGTTAGCATTAGGTGTGCCATTTGTGTTGGTTCGTAAACCAAACAAACTTCCTCGTGAAACTATCTCTCAATCTTACACATTAGAATATGGCGAAGATACATTAGAGATTCATACTGATTCAATTCAAGCAGGCGATAACGTATTGATCCTTGATGATCTACTTGCAACAGGCGGTACTGTTGAAGCGACAGTAAAATTAATTCGTCGTTTAAATGGTAACGTTGAGCACGCTGCATTCGTAATTTGGTTGCCTGTGTTAGGCGGTGCAGAGCGTTTAGAAAAAATGGGCGTTAAATCTTTCTCATTAGTCAGTTTTGACGGTCACTAA
- a CDS encoding surface lipoprotein assembly modifier, with the protein MKHFFFLFFSFLPLSVFSIELTDHNAIEPFDANFMQKMPNTAEQLKFSEQNSPDIPDDFSYDDLKNNIYLTEKILNNLLLQNNIKFIPFLLKIYESFPNKDPILLDFAYARIEKENGNFEQAIKLYRKILVSNPKLNPIRFTLATTLFENKQNNLAREQFEKLRQESDLPDTIKAQVESYLYSIQQQNNWKFNITASYVNERNVNNASSSTYIPEITLAGLPFKKGKSMLPQKAKGISYSLNLSKEFNLYKNHYLIFEQQLYGKSYWTNHSFDDANSRTSLGYAYKNTLSVTKITPFYALRWYGNHRYSKSGGLHLSYRKWLTPHWQYSASGEYAIQRYPENTVLNGINYQLSSTLLWQNDSTQFSYVGADYYHENTRAKQYSNDKTTLRIGWEKHWEWEGLSNHIFLSASHRKYKDQAKIGVFPLGKRRIDKIYVATIMLWKRDWQLWHITPKLVLKWHKQSSNIPSLYQYTDKNINLVFEVGL; encoded by the coding sequence ATGAAACATTTTTTCTTTTTATTTTTTTCATTCTTACCTTTATCTGTCTTTTCAATTGAGCTAACAGATCACAATGCTATTGAACCATTTGATGCCAATTTCATGCAAAAAATGCCTAATACTGCCGAACAACTCAAATTTAGTGAACAAAATTCACCCGATATTCCTGATGATTTTTCATATGATGATTTGAAAAATAATATTTATCTTACTGAAAAAATATTAAATAATTTACTCTTACAAAATAATATTAAATTTATCCCATTTTTACTCAAAATCTATGAATCGTTCCCAAATAAAGACCCTATTTTGCTTGATTTTGCTTATGCCAGAATTGAAAAGGAAAATGGTAATTTTGAACAAGCCATCAAATTATATAGAAAAATTTTAGTAAGTAATCCTAAACTTAATCCTATTCGATTTACACTAGCAACCACACTATTTGAAAATAAGCAAAATAACCTTGCTAGAGAACAATTTGAAAAACTAAGACAAGAGAGTGATTTACCTGATACAATTAAAGCGCAAGTAGAATCTTACCTTTACTCAATTCAACAACAAAACAATTGGAAATTTAACATAACAGCTTCTTACGTAAATGAAAGAAATGTCAATAATGCTTCAAGTTCGACTTATATTCCAGAAATAACGCTAGCAGGACTTCCGTTTAAAAAAGGAAAATCAATGTTGCCACAAAAAGCCAAGGGAATAAGTTACAGTCTAAATTTAAGTAAAGAGTTTAATTTATATAAAAATCATTATCTCATTTTTGAGCAACAACTCTATGGTAAAAGTTATTGGACAAATCATTCATTTGATGATGCGAACTCTCGTACTTCACTAGGCTATGCCTATAAAAATACTCTGAGTGTCACTAAAATTACGCCATTCTATGCTCTGCGTTGGTATGGTAATCATCGCTATTCCAAATCTGGAGGGTTACATTTAAGTTATCGAAAATGGCTTACACCTCATTGGCAATATTCAGCTTCTGGAGAATATGCAATTCAACGCTATCCAGAAAATACCGTACTTAATGGGATAAATTATCAATTATCTTCGACCCTTCTTTGGCAAAATGACTCGACACAATTTAGTTATGTCGGCGCAGATTATTACCACGAAAATACGAGAGCAAAACAATATAGCAATGATAAAACTACACTTCGCATAGGCTGGGAAAAACATTGGGAATGGGAAGGGCTATCAAACCATATTTTTCTTTCTGCGAGTCATAGGAAATATAAAGATCAAGCTAAAATCGGAGTATTTCCACTAGGTAAAAGACGTATAGATAAAATTTATGTAGCAACCATCATGCTTTGGAAAAGAGATTGGCAATTGTGGCACATTACACCTAAATTAGTCTTAAAATGGCATAAGCAGTCCAGTAATATTCCTAGTTTATATCAATATACAGATAAAAACATAAATCTAGTATTTGAAGTAGGTTTATAA